The following DNA comes from Chitinophagales bacterium.
TTAAAAATCATAATTTAGACAATAACCTCTCATTTTTTTAGGGATTAAATTCTAAATTTATTTTTCAAAAAATCACCCTTTAGAACTATTACTCAAATGATTTTAGACCACATAGGAATAGCGGTAAAAGATATAGAACAAGCCAAAATCATGTATGAAAAAATTCTACAGAGCAGCGCATATCATGAAGAAATTTTAGAAAATCAAAAAGTAAGAGTAGCATTTTTTAAAACAGGTCAAGACTCTAAAATAGAACTACTCGAAGGTATAGGAGAAGATTCCCCTATATCGAAATTTATTATGAAAAAAGGGGAAGGAATACATCACATGGCTTTCTTAGTTCCAGATATTTATAAGGAAATAGAACGTATGAAAAAGGAAGGCTTCGAACCACTGCAAGAAGCTCCCAAAATTGGAGCAGCAAATAAGTTAGTTTTCTTTTTTCATCCAAAGACTACAGGTGGTAGTCTCGTGGAACTTTGTCAAAAACAAAATTAGACATTGAAAGCATTCGTTTTCACTCTTAGTTCTCTATTTGTATTTAGTATACTCCATAGTCAATCTCGAAGTAAAGATTTATTACCTGTAAATCAATTTAAATCAGGTGAATATTTCAAATATAGGGTCATATATAAATTCAGTGAGGTTTGGGTTACAGCAGGCAATGTTATCTTCGAATTAAGCGAACGAGCGGTAAATGATAAACATCATACGGTATTAATAGCCAGAGGTAGCACTGCCCCAGCTTTTGATTTATTTTACAAGGTTAGAGATGAATATGCTACTGTCACGGAGACAAATACATGCCTACCAAAGTTTTTCCTGAGAAGGGTAAATGAAGGTGGACTAAAAATACATAATGACTTCAATTTTTTTCACGAGAAGCAAGAAGTAATCGCAGAAATGCAAGATTTTAAAAAATCTCATATCATTGATACGATGACCATACCGGAGAATACTCAAGACGTGGTATCAGCAATACTTTATGCTAGAACACTGGACTATAAAAAATTAGATAGTGGCGGACAATTTAGCTTTCCTTTATTTATAGACAATGAAGTTTTTACCATAGGAGTTAAATATCATGGTAGTCAAGAAATTTCAACAGAATATGGTAGCTTTCAATGCCTAGTCTTACAACCTATTCTCATCAAAGGAAATGTATTCTCAGAAGTTGATAAAATGAGAATTTATATGACGGATGACGACCTCAGACTTCCTGTTTTCATTGAATCTCCGATTAAGGTTGGCAAAATAGCCGCTGTATTGACTAAGTATAAGGCCAAATAGCTTTCAAAACATCTAAAATAAAAAAAATGAAAGTTATTTTTAAGTTTAATAGCATCAAACTATAGCAGTGAATAAAAAAGTTATAGAAAATTTCCATGTGCTTCTATGGTTAGTTAAAGATTTATGCTGGGCTATGGATTTTAAAATTTTAGGAACTATCATGGTATTACCTACCATAGCAGCCGCTTTTTGGATTTTAATGATTACAAAAAAACAGATTGATTTCTGGGTTAATCTATCCGTATTATTTTGGATACTTGCTAATTCTACCTGGATGACGCTGGAGTTTTTTAATAAAGGAGAGGTATATTTCAGTCTACCCTTTTTCATTGCAGGTATTCTTTCGTTTTTACTTTATATTTATAAGCTTTATAGGAATAGTTATGAACGAGGTTGAGTTTAAAAAATATCTCGAAAAACTGGAGCATTATTGCGCATATCAAGAGCGCTGTATTTCGGAAGTTAAATTAAAAATGACCAAAATAAAAGTCCCTAGCGAGTTTACTGATAATTTAATAAATTCTCTTCTAGAGAATAAATTTATCGACGAGGAGCGATATGTCAGAGCCTATGTCCACTCAAAAGTCACCTATAAGCGTGATGGGGTAGAAAAAATTCGTTATGGATTAAAACATAAAGGTATTCGAGATAATCTCATTAATGAGGTTTGCGCTGAGTTAGATAAAATATGTTACCAAGCAAATTTGGAAGCATTAATAAATAAAAAGAAGGAGACTCTCATAGCTAAATATGATAAACAAGAAACTAAAACTAAGCTGGTAAGATACTTATTATCAAAAGGCTATAGGTATGATGAGTTCAGAAACTTCATAAGTCAATGAACTAGCAGTTATTTTGATAAATTTATTAACTTTGCCCTATATTTAAAATTATGCGAAACATTTGGAAATTAGCTACCATTTTACTGTTATTTATATGCTTATTTTTAGTTTATATTTTAGTGGATAAACAGGAAAATAGTTCAACTGAAAACGGCTTAGTTTCTTTAAATGAAAAGGTCAAAGCAGAAGCTGAGTATAATAAACTTCAAAATCCAATTTTTGGAGCTGATAATAATGACTATTTCTATCAAAACCCAACAACCATAGAGTTTTTAATGAATGAATACGATTTTGATACGATACCAAAGAATAAGGTCATAACTAGAGAAATAAAATTTATCAATTCTGGTAAAAATCCATATTTCATAACAGATATAAAGGTCTCCTGTGGCTGTACAATACCGAGCTACGACACTAAACCAATTCAAGCTGGAGACACTGGGACTGTCAAAATAGAGTATAATAGTGCCAAAAAAAGTGGATTTAATATGAATAAGCTCTCCATTTTTGGTAATACAGAACCTAAAGAGAAGCCTGTTTATTTCAAGATTTATGTAAAATCAAATTAATTTTGAGAATCATAGGGATTGATTATGGTAAAAAACGTTGCGGATTATCTGTCACAGATAACTTGCAGATCATTGCTACACACTTAGTATCAGTTGCTTCGAATGACTTATTATCTTATTTAAAGGGCTATTGCGAAAAAGAAGTTGTCGAGGGTTTCGTTATAGGAAAACCTTTAAAACTCAATAATCAACTAAACGAAATAGCCAAGGATATAGTCGAATTGAAAATAAAACTAAATCAATGTTTCCCTGATAAATACATCGAAGAAATAGATGAAAGATTCACCTCTAAAATAGCATTTCAATCCATTCTAGATAGTGGTGTAGGAAAGGAGAAGCGAAAAAATAAGGCTAATATTGATGTGGTTGCAGCAGTTATTATACTTCAAAATTATTTAGATTTAAAATCCAATTTAAACAAATGATACTCCCTATTTATGCCTTTGGACAACCAGTTCTAAAGAAAAAAGCGAATCCTGTAGAACTCGATGGGTCCAAGCTCAAACCCATTATTTCAGATATGTTTGAGACTATGTATCACTGTAAAGGTGTAGGATTGGCAGCTCCTCAAGTAGGATTATCCATTAGACTATTTATAATAGATAGCAGCAAAGTCAATGATGATGATGAGCGGAAAGACAAATCTGAAGAAGGCTTAAGGGAAGTGTTCATAAATGCTGAAATGATTGAAGAAAATGGCGGACTGCATTCATTAGAAGAGGGTTGCCTCAGTATCCCCAATATTTATGGACATGTAGAACGAGAAAAAGCGATAAAAATTAGATACTATGACGCCCAGCTAGAACTAAATGAGAAGGTATTTACAGGTTTTACAGCCAGAGTTATTCAGCACGAATATGACCATATCGAAGGTATACTTTTCATTGAGAAATTAAAACCGCTTAAAAAGCAGATGATAAAAAGAAAATTAGAAGATATTAAAAAAGGCGATATCAATTGTAGATATAAAATGAAATTTGCATAGAAAATTGAAGCTGATATTTAAAATAACTATTCTACTATTTTGGGGTTTATCTGCTTTAGCGCAGACCGAAACATTTGTTCAAAGCTCCTCTCTTCAGTTTCCTTTTAAGTTAAGTATAAAGAAATTAGAAGAAACGACGAATCAGGCTATCAAGGGAATCATTTACAAAGATAGTCTCTACACAGATGAAAATAATGATCAACTAAAATGTACCGTATGGAAGGATGGGGATATACGTTTAAGTTCCGTGAAAAATAATGTACTCAAAGTAGACGTTCCACTCAAAGTGTGGATTGAGAAAGGAGTTGGTGCACTAGGTATATATACTTATAAGAATACTGAATTTAGACTTATTATGTCCTTTCACCTCGTATATAATATTTCTAAGGATTGGCAATTGACTACTAAAACTCTGAAAAATGGTTATATCTGGACGCAAAAGCCAAGTCTGAATTTTGTATCACTTCAAGTTCCTATCACTCCAATTGCAGAAAAGATTTTAGATAGTAAACAAGGAGAATACGCTGGTATTATCGATTCTCAGATAGCCAAAAATATAAATTTAAAAACTCAGATAATCGATGTATGGAATCTAATGAAGGAACCGCAAAAAGTATCTGATGACTATAATACCTGGCTCGCGATCATTCCTCAAAATATTGAAGCTCTGCCATTTACACAAGACGAAAATTATATTATATCTGCTTTCAAGGTCAATATCAAAGTCATATCATCCATAGGATATGATTCTATGTTAAGCACCCCGAAGGTTCAGGATATACCGCCTTTGAATTATAAATTGTTTAATTACGACAGTTTTAGCTTATATACTTTGGTGACTATACCTTATTTAGAAGCTAGTAACATAGCGAGGAAAAAATTTTTAAATCAGGAGTTTAGTTTTCAAGAGCGCAAATATAAGATCACTGTAAACGATATCTCATTATACGCAAACAACAATAAGTTGATGATAGAAAGTGACCTAACGGGCTCATTCAATGGAAAAGTTTTTATACAAGGAAATTTATACTATGACGAATTAAACAGGACGGTGAAAATGCGAAACTTGGAATTTGATTTCAAAACTAAAAACATTCTACACAAGATAGCCAATTGGCTATTTAATGGCAAAATTGAAAGAAATTTAGAGGAAAATTTTTCCATGCCAGTAAATGAGCTACTGGATTACTGTTTATTATCAACCAACCAAGCGCTCAATAGGACTCAGAATGGGTTCAAGATGACAGGTAAGGTATGGCAACTGATGCCGAGTTCTCTTGTTTGTAATGAAACAAACATATTACTTACTCTTATAGCGAAAGGCAGCCTTGAAGTAGAAAAATAAAAAAGGGTTGACCATTCTGATAGTCAACCCTTTACAATTCATATATACCTTTATATGATTAATGTGCAGCTGGATCAGCAGCAGAATCAGTAGCTGGTGCTACTACATTTGCAGAATCTAATGCTTGTGTCATTTGCTCTACAGCTTGATCCATAGTTACTTCTTCAGTTTTCTTCTCTTCATTATTACAACTAAGGATAGTAAGTGAAGATGCAGTCAATGCGATAAGTGCTAATTTTTTCATTAATTGATTTTTTAAAATTCAATGCAAAGTTAGAAAACACCCTTGACTATATTGTCGCAAGTATCAACAATTTCAAACTAATGTAAAAAAAAATAGACTGCCTAAAGGCAGTCTATCTTATAGAACGTTCTAAATAATTATCTTAATAGACCAATTATTCTTACTTCGTTGCAGGAGCAACAGCAGCAGCAGCAGAATCAACTACAGCAGTAGCAGCAGCAGTATCTACAACTGCAGCAGCAGCGTCTGTAGCTACCTCAGCAGTAGCCTCTACAGCCTCTTCAGCTGGCTTAGTCTCGTTACAAGAAGTGATTGCGAAAGTTGCAACTGTCAATAAAAGTGCTAATTTTTTCATTTTTCTAAAATTTATATGTTTTTTAAAATTCGCTGCAAAGATATAGCTAATTTGGTATTTGCAACCATTATTTTGTTAAAAATAATTAATTACTTTTCTTTAAAAATTAGGTTTATGTTGATTCCCTTAAAATCAAAATTTTCTCTCAGTTTATTTTTTAAGAAGTTCTTATAGTGCTCTGGCACATATTTCGGGTGATTGCAGAAAAAAGCAAAGGTTGGCGTATGAGCGTGCAATTGGGTTATATATTTTATTTTAATAAAATTACCTCTATGCGATGGTGGTGGTGTAGCTTCGATAATTTTAAGCATGACATCATTCAATTGGCTAGTAGGTATTCTTCTTCGCTGTGCCTTCGATACAGACTCTATAAATTCTAATAACTTAAATATCCTTTGTTTTTCTGTTACAGAAGTGAATAGAATAGGAATATCATTAAAAGGAGCTAATTTCGCTCTTAATTTTGCTTCATATTCTTTCATAGTATTCGTCTCCTTTTCCAACAAATCCCATTTATTGACTATGATAACTATGGCTTTTCTTCTCCGTTGCACTATTTTAAATAGAGACATATCCTGAGCCTCAATTCCTGTTTGCGCATTAATCATAAGCAATACGACATCTGCTTCTTCTATCGATCGTATCGCACGAATAACAGAATAAAATTCTAAATTTTCATGGACCTTGGTTTTGCGTCTAATACCAGCAGTGTCAATAAAAACTAGGTGTTTATCAAATTTCTTGTATTCGGAGTATATCGAATCGCGTGTAGTTCCTGCGATATCTGTTACGATATTGCGTTCCTCTCCCATGAGTGCATTTACGAGAGAACTTTTACCCACGTTGGGTTGTCCAATAATTGCCACTTTGGGTATTTCCATAGCTTCAATTTCCTCTTTAGTCAATTCATCTTCAGTAGTTTCCTTAGGCAATTTCTCTACTATAGCATCTAAGATTTCTCCCGTACCTGAACCAGAAATAGAGGATAATGGATACATTTCAGCAAAACCCAATCCATAAAACTCAGCACTTTCATGCAATCGTTTAGTATTATCTACCTTATTGACGACTAGTAAGACATCCTTATTAGATTTTCGCAGCATATCCGCTACATCATCGTCCAAGGAGGTAATTCCAGTGGTGACATCTACAACAAACAATATGATTCGAGCCTCGTCTAAGGCAATTTTTACCTGCTCTTTAATCGCCTTTTCAAACACATCTTGACTGCTATCGACATAGCCTCCTGTATCTATTAAATCAAAAATAACACCATTCCATTCTACTTCTCCGTAGATTCTATCACGCGTTACTCCGCTAATATCATCTACTATAGCTTTGCGTTCACCTACCAATCGATTAAAAAGTGTGGATTTACCTACATTCGGCCTACCGACTATTGCTACTGTCTTGTTCATTTCTTATCTATCTTCTTCGGATTGAAGTATCCAAACTTTTCGAGTATCTTGTCTTTACTCCTCCAGTCTTCCAATACTTTGACAAAAATAAACAAATGAATCTTAGTGCCCGTATAAGATTCTATTTCATGACGAGCTTCAGCCGATATTTTCTTGATTTTTTCAGCCTGATGACCTATCAAAATTCGTTTTTGTGATTCACGCTCCACATAGACAATAGCCTCTATAATAGACTCTCCACTGTCTTTTTCCTGATACTTACTTATAACTACTTCTGTACTATAGGGAATCTCCTTCTGATAGCTTGAAAATATTTTTTCTCGAATAATTTCAGAAGCGAAAAACCGCATATTCCTGTCCGTCCAGTCCTGATGATCATAATACGGTGGATGAATCGGTATATGCTTTACTAATAAATCTAAAAATCCTTGTTTGCCAAGATGAAGTTCAGCGGAAATGCATACAATTTCATCAAACTTTAAAATTGATTCATAATAGGAAATTAACTTTTTGACCTCTTCTGGTGAACATTGATCCACTTTATTAATAACCAGAAATATCTTCTTTTTTACTCTCTTAATTTCCGAAATCAGCGGATGGTCATCTTTTAATAAATTATATTTATCGACTACTAAAACGATGATGTCCGCTTCTTCTAAGGCCAACTCAATGTATGAATTCATATTGATTTGCAGCTGATAAGCAGGCTCGTCAATAAAGCCCGGTGTATCCACTAAAATCAATTGATAGCCCTCTGCGTGTATAAAACCTTTGATGTTTTGACGAGTGGTCTGGGATTTACTATTCACTATCGAAAGCTTTTCTTCTAAAAGCATATTGATAAGCGAAGATTTACCTACATTAGGCAATCCAACTATATTGATAAAACCAGATTTAAAATTTGATGACGTCATGAAGAAACCAAGGCAAAATTAAACTAATTGTATTACTGTTTGGGATTTTTAAAAGAAAAGCTAGTTGTTAGTATACTTAGCCAACAATTTAAACCTTAGTTAAAATTTTATATCCAAGTTAGGAACAAAAAAATAAAAGAAATTTCGATTCGTTTATATTTACAAGTAATTTCCTAAAACATGAAACTGAATAAAATCATTATATCCCTCGCTATATTTTCTATCCATTCTGTTCAAATTACTGCACAATCCACGCCTGTCCAAGATGAAGTCAAGCCTGCTGAGACTATAGAAATAGACCGAACTATCAATCCTCATGTGGACACGGTATTAAAAAAATCATTGCCCCAGGTAGATATAACAGAAAAGGGCAATGTGAGAACTCCCGAAGAAGAAGAAGCCTATCAGAAGTTAAAGCGTCGAGTCATCAAACTCTACCCTTATGCACTAATGGCTAAACAAATTTATGAGACTTCTTCTCAGGCTACGAGCAATATGTCAAATAAAGAAAAAAGAACTTATCTCAAAACAAAAGAAAAAGAACTTAGAGATCGGTTTGAAAATGAAATTAAAGCCCTTTATACTACTGATGGACCAGTTCTAGTAAAATTAATTCACAGAGAAACTGGTAAGACTACCTATCAGCTTCTGCGAGAATCAAAAAGCTGGATTAATTGCATTTTCTATCAATTTGCTGCAAAAAATCATGGGTACTCTCTAAAAGACACTTTTGATCCAGCAATAGATAAGGATATAGAAAATATGGTTCAACTATTGAAGTCAGAAGGTCAGCTGCCTGTATATTCAGGCATTTAGTTGCTAGTGGTTTGTCACTAGTAACTAGTATTTATACAAACAAAATAAACGAATTTCTTCTTTTTGAGTTAATTTCGTTCTTGAATGATTTTGAACTATAATCTTGCTGATATAGAGTCGATAGTTAAGGAGCTAGTCAAGCACTTTGAAGATTATCGAATTTTCTGTTTTGAAGGTCCATTAGGTGCAGGCAAGACCACTTTAATAGAAGAAATTTGCCGCTGTTTAGGAAGTACTGACTCTCTTTCTAGCCCTACATTCTCGATTGTCAACGAGTATAATTCAACTCTAGGGGTATTATATCATATGGATTGGTATCGATTGAAAAATGAAGACGAAGCAATACATATAGGGATAGAAGATTACCTCTTTAGTGGGAGTTATTGCTTTATTGAATGGCATCAGCATGCAGAAAAACTGATTCCTAAACCTTATGTCTTAGTAAATATTTCTCATCAAGGAGAAAATCACAGACATATTATAGCTAAGGTTATTGAATAACATATGACTAGACTAGAACAAACCAAAGACCTCTCCCCTACACTCTTTAGTGAGACCTTTCAACAAACCTATCACTCTATACATGGCGCTATATCTGAGAGCAATCATGTATTTATTGAACATGGCTTATCAGAAATTTTAAAAACTAAAAGCAAGATATCCATCTTTGAAATGGGCTATGGAACTGGTCTCAACGCTGTATTGACATGGCAGTATGCCATCAAAAATAAGCTAGATATTCAATACTATTCCATCGAAAAATTTCCTGTTGAGAAAAATGTATATCATGAATTTAAAACACAAGATGATCAACTTAATCTTTTATTAAGCCAATTGAATCAATCAGAATGGGGTGAAGTACATAAATTCAATAAATTCCAATTTCAAAAATCAATTGATGACTTGATTAGTATCAAATTCAATCAAGTTTTCGATTTAATCTATTTCGATGCATTTTCACCCAATGCGCAACCTGAACTTTGGACAGAGTCAATATTTAAAAAAATCTACGAAAGCATGCATTCAGATGGCATACTAGTTACTTATTGTGCTAAAGGTCAGGTTAAGCGCAATCTCAAAACGGCAGGCTTTCTCGTAGAATCACCTGCAGGTCCAGTTGGGAAACGAGAAATGACAAGAGCACGAAAAACAATAACAAATCACTAATATTTCAAAACAATACATGCGCTTATTTCCCAATCAAATTAAAGCTTTAGAAGAAGTCTTGGACCTTGTAGGACAAGGTGCTGTATTAGACAATGAACTCAAAAAGAAAGTTGATTTTCACAAAAAATGGGGAGCTAAAGATCGACGAAACTTTTATCAGGCAGCTTATGATATCGTGCGTCGCTTTGAATTGTTAGAATACATTGGAAAATATGAAAACAAAGGTGTTATAGGAGCTTACCTCAGCAATATGACAGAACATGCTACAGATTATGAAACTCTTAAATCAAATATAGATTTAGAAGAACACATTCGTCTTTCATTGCCTAAATCCTTACGGGATATTTATCAAAAAGAAGATCCGAATAGTTCAGACAATTTAAAGGCCATGCAGCAGCCTGGTAATATTTACCTAAGAGTCAATACCAGTTTATTAAGCTTAAATAAATTTGCCCAAAAGCTTCAGGAGCAAGAAATACCACATGAAATAATAACTAAAGTCAAAATCGAAGGGCGTACATTTAACTTGAATTGTATACGCCTATTGAACCGGACTCAGACGCACCGCCAATTTTTTCATGAGAATCAGAGTTTTTTCGAGATACAAGATATCGGCTCACAAATAATAGGAGAGTTTGTCGATTTTTCAAATGCCAATACCATAATAGAATCCTGCGCAGGAAATGGCGGCAAAACGACTCATATCATTGATAAAACGAGAAACTATAATCCTCTTCATTTAGCATGTGATAATGAACGTAAAAAACTAGAACATCTGAGACTACGTATTAATAAATGGAAAGACCATAAAGTAGTGACGGATATGGCTAAAGATAAAGTGCTGGAAAAATACCAAGGTATGGCGGATATCCTCTGTATGGACGTACCTTGCACTGGTAGTGGAACGCTGAAAAGGCAGCCTGACATCAAATACAGAATCTCTCAAAAAACACTCGAAGAAAAATTAACAAAACAGCGCGAACTTTTCCATTTATTTGATAAAACTTTAAAATCTGGTGGGCAGCTGCTATATTCTACTTGTAGCCTATTTGAATCTGAAAATCAAAAGCAAATAGAATATATCACTCGCAATGGATATAAAATGGAAGACCAGCTAGTATTAGAGCCAAGAAACTATGCAGGCGATGGATTTTATATGGCGAAATTGAGGAAGAATTAGATTCACTTCTCGGAAGTCTCTGATTTCCGAGAAGTGAATCTAATAAGCACAATGCCTGCACCCACTCCCGCAGCAGAATCCTCGCTTGATATGAAAATATTCTGTCATTACTTTGTAAGGACCTTCGTAGTAATAATCCAAGCCTTCTATCATAACAGAATTCGACACTGATTCTTGACTTATCTCTTTAAGTATTTGATTGAACTCCTTTAAGCAGTTATTGCAAAGGCAATTATACTTGGTCTTGGCCAAGTAAGTTTTTGTTTCAGAAGAAAGTTGGATAGAACTACAAGCGCAGTGAGCTATATCATTGGTGAGGCAAGTAAAGTCAGAACTGCAGCGTTGACAGATTTTTTGCACAATGATTATGCGTACTTCAAATACGGAAGTCTAATTGATGCGAAGCGATTCTGCAATACAAAATATCCTCCAAAAAGAAGACAAGAATATATCAAATCACTGAGCAACGTATTTTTTATAAATGGAATACCAGCTGCATAGGAAGCCATTAAACCAGAAATATCTTTAGTATAAAATGGAAGAGAAATCCAAGCACCAAAATTAGAAATTAGAAAAAATACTAGTGTTGTAGCTAAACTGCCGCCAACTACTTTAAATTTATTAATACTAGTAAAAATTTTAGAACCTAAAAATGCTATAGCTGCATAGGCCAAATATTGCCAAATAAAACCATCATAGAAAATAGTAAATCCATTATTCATAGAAGAATAAATGGTATTATTGAGAATAAGATCACTAAAAAAAGTTGCGAATAAGGTCACTGCAATAGCCTTCCATAATTTATCAAAATGGGCTGCACAAAATAATGCAATGGCTGCCATAGGAGAAAAATTTGGCATAGCAGGAATCAAGCGAGCTAAAGCTATTAGTATAATAATTCCAACTAAAGCACTTAATTTCAAATCTATTTTATTATTCATAATTATATAGTAGTTATTGATTCTAATGCAAAAATATAAGATTCATTTCAAACAAAAAGAAAATTTGATAAAGAAAAAGCTAAGTCTATATATTTGCAGCGTTGGGAGATAAGGTCTGCATAAGATACTATCTTTAAAAACGGGAATGCGGTGCGAATCCGCAGCAGTGCCAGCTACTGTAAGTTCCAATTGTTTTTCGCCAAGCAAATCCACTGTGAACCTCTGGTTTATGGGAAGGAAGGAGAAAAGGAATAAGTCAGGAAACCTACCCAATAAAGCAATACATTCTCTCACTGTGCATGGGTGGATATTATTAAATTTATTAACCAAACAACAATGAAAAAAATGACGTACGCATTCCGTGCAACATTATGCTTATGCGTAATGACCTCTCTAACTCTTCTAGCGCAGGATAAGGACACGAGTTATCTGCTAAAAGGAGTAGAAATCAAATCGCTGAAAAAATCAAACGTAAGAGCCGATTATATGCCAGAGATTTTCCCAGCAAATAA
Coding sequences within:
- the mce gene encoding methylmalonyl-CoA epimerase, producing the protein MILDHIGIAVKDIEQAKIMYEKILQSSAYHEEILENQKVRVAFFKTGQDSKIELLEGIGEDSPISKFIMKKGEGIHHMAFLVPDIYKEIERMKKEGFEPLQEAPKIGAANKLVFFFHPKTTGGSLVELCQKQN
- a CDS encoding DUF3108 domain-containing protein is translated as MKAFVFTLSSLFVFSILHSQSRSKDLLPVNQFKSGEYFKYRVIYKFSEVWVTAGNVIFELSERAVNDKHHTVLIARGSTAPAFDLFYKVRDEYATVTETNTCLPKFFLRRVNEGGLKIHNDFNFFHEKQEVIAEMQDFKKSHIIDTMTIPENTQDVVSAILYARTLDYKKLDSGGQFSFPLFIDNEVFTIGVKYHGSQEISTEYGSFQCLVLQPILIKGNVFSEVDKMRIYMTDDDLRLPVFIESPIKVGKIAAVLTKYKAK
- a CDS encoding RecX family transcriptional regulator encodes the protein MNEVEFKKYLEKLEHYCAYQERCISEVKLKMTKIKVPSEFTDNLINSLLENKFIDEERYVRAYVHSKVTYKRDGVEKIRYGLKHKGIRDNLINEVCAELDKICYQANLEALINKKKETLIAKYDKQETKTKLVRYLLSKGYRYDEFRNFISQ
- a CDS encoding DUF1573 domain-containing protein, producing MRNIWKLATILLLFICLFLVYILVDKQENSSTENGLVSLNEKVKAEAEYNKLQNPIFGADNNDYFYQNPTTIEFLMNEYDFDTIPKNKVITREIKFINSGKNPYFITDIKVSCGCTIPSYDTKPIQAGDTGTVKIEYNSAKKSGFNMNKLSIFGNTEPKEKPVYFKIYVKSN
- the ruvX gene encoding Holliday junction resolvase RuvX: MRIIGIDYGKKRCGLSVTDNLQIIATHLVSVASNDLLSYLKGYCEKEVVEGFVIGKPLKLNNQLNEIAKDIVELKIKLNQCFPDKYIEEIDERFTSKIAFQSILDSGVGKEKRKNKANIDVVAAVIILQNYLDLKSNLNK
- the def gene encoding peptide deformylase; protein product: MILPIYAFGQPVLKKKANPVELDGSKLKPIISDMFETMYHCKGVGLAAPQVGLSIRLFIIDSSKVNDDDERKDKSEEGLREVFINAEMIEENGGLHSLEEGCLSIPNIYGHVEREKAIKIRYYDAQLELNEKVFTGFTARVIQHEYDHIEGILFIEKLKPLKKQMIKRKLEDIKKGDINCRYKMKFA
- a CDS encoding DUF4403 family protein, with amino-acid sequence MKLIFKITILLFWGLSALAQTETFVQSSSLQFPFKLSIKKLEETTNQAIKGIIYKDSLYTDENNDQLKCTVWKDGDIRLSSVKNNVLKVDVPLKVWIEKGVGALGIYTYKNTEFRLIMSFHLVYNISKDWQLTTKTLKNGYIWTQKPSLNFVSLQVPITPIAEKILDSKQGEYAGIIDSQIAKNINLKTQIIDVWNLMKEPQKVSDDYNTWLAIIPQNIEALPFTQDENYIISAFKVNIKVISSIGYDSMLSTPKVQDIPPLNYKLFNYDSFSLYTLVTIPYLEASNIARKKFLNQEFSFQERKYKITVNDISLYANNNKLMIESDLTGSFNGKVFIQGNLYYDELNRTVKMRNLEFDFKTKNILHKIANWLFNGKIERNLEENFSMPVNELLDYCLLSTNQALNRTQNGFKMTGKVWQLMPSSLVCNETNILLTLIAKGSLEVEK
- the der gene encoding ribosome biogenesis GTPase Der, producing MNKTVAIVGRPNVGKSTLFNRLVGERKAIVDDISGVTRDRIYGEVEWNGVIFDLIDTGGYVDSSQDVFEKAIKEQVKIALDEARIILFVVDVTTGITSLDDDVADMLRKSNKDVLLVVNKVDNTKRLHESAEFYGLGFAEMYPLSSISGSGTGEILDAIVEKLPKETTEDELTKEEIEAMEIPKVAIIGQPNVGKSSLVNALMGEERNIVTDIAGTTRDSIYSEYKKFDKHLVFIDTAGIRRKTKVHENLEFYSVIRAIRSIEEADVVLLMINAQTGIEAQDMSLFKIVQRRRKAIVIIVNKWDLLEKETNTMKEYEAKLRAKLAPFNDIPILFTSVTEKQRIFKLLEFIESVSKAQRRRIPTSQLNDVMLKIIEATPPPSHRGNFIKIKYITQLHAHTPTFAFFCNHPKYVPEHYKNFLKNKLRENFDFKGININLIFKEK
- the era gene encoding GTPase Era, with product MTSSNFKSGFINIVGLPNVGKSSLINMLLEEKLSIVNSKSQTTRQNIKGFIHAEGYQLILVDTPGFIDEPAYQLQINMNSYIELALEEADIIVLVVDKYNLLKDDHPLISEIKRVKKKIFLVINKVDQCSPEEVKKLISYYESILKFDEIVCISAELHLGKQGFLDLLVKHIPIHPPYYDHQDWTDRNMRFFASEIIREKIFSSYQKEIPYSTEVVISKYQEKDSGESIIEAIVYVERESQKRILIGHQAEKIKKISAEARHEIESYTGTKIHLFIFVKVLEDWRSKDKILEKFGYFNPKKIDKK
- a CDS encoding DUF4294 domain-containing protein, translating into MKLNKIIISLAIFSIHSVQITAQSTPVQDEVKPAETIEIDRTINPHVDTVLKKSLPQVDITEKGNVRTPEEEEAYQKLKRRVIKLYPYALMAKQIYETSSQATSNMSNKEKRTYLKTKEKELRDRFENEIKALYTTDGPVLVKLIHRETGKTTYQLLRESKSWINCIFYQFAAKNHGYSLKDTFDPAIDKDIENMVQLLKSEGQLPVYSGI
- the tsaE gene encoding tRNA (adenosine(37)-N6)-threonylcarbamoyltransferase complex ATPase subunit type 1 TsaE yields the protein MILNYNLADIESIVKELVKHFEDYRIFCFEGPLGAGKTTLIEEICRCLGSTDSLSSPTFSIVNEYNSTLGVLYHMDWYRLKNEDEAIHIGIEDYLFSGSYCFIEWHQHAEKLIPKPYVLVNISHQGENHRHIIAKVIE